One genomic window of Solanum stenotomum isolate F172 chromosome 9, ASM1918654v1, whole genome shotgun sequence includes the following:
- the LOC125877592 gene encoding uncharacterized protein LOC125877592 produces the protein MINKVLFWNIRSVRTQKSFERLIDLHRRNHYSYIALLEPFQNPAELERYRIKLGMPKAKASSSAKIWIFWKDDWEEQDYNDTGQQLTVNFQKRGTTDIFSVTAVYARCNALERLELWESLEDIAFKMQKPWLVGGDFNTIRSESEKLGGLPVTQLETIDFNLCISSCALNELNFKGSSFTWWNGRVGAECIFERLDRVFGNEEFMNLLPNNEVQHLIRQGSDHAPLQGEITGNPFTVVHSKMKKVKLEIAKWSKKTFGNVF, from the exons ATGATTAATAAAGTACTTTTCTGGAATATTAGATCAGTAAGAACTCAAAAATCATTTGAGAGACTTATTGACCTACATAGGAGGAATCATTACTCATACATTGCTCTTTTAGAGCCTTTTCAAAATCCAGCAGAACTCGAGAGGTACAGAATCAAATTGGGAATGCCCAAAGCAAAGGCGAGCAGCTCAGCAAAAATTTGGATTTTCTGGAAGGATGATTGGGAAGAACAAGATTATAATGATACTGGACAACAGCTCACGGTCAATTTCCAAAAAAGGGGAACCACTGATATTTTTAGTGTTACAGCAGTATACGCAAGGTGCAATGCATTGGAAAGATTGGAATTGTGGGAATCTCTAGAGGATATAGCATTCAAAATGCAGAAACCATGGTTGGTTGGTGGAGATTTCAACACAATAAGGAGTGAGTCAGAAAAACTGGGCGGATTGCCAGTCACTCAGTTGGAAACCATAGACTTTAACCTATGTATCAGCTCATGTGCTCTAAATGAACTCAACTTCAAGGGAAGTTCATTCACTTGGTGGAATGGAAGAGTAGGGGCAGAATGCATTTTTGAAAGACTAGACAGGGTTTTTGGGAATGAAGAGTTTATGAATCTACTACCTAACAATGAAGTTCAACATTTGATTAGACAAGGGTCAGATCATGCACCACTACAG GGAGAGATTACTGGTAATCCTTTTACAGTGGTGCACAGTAAGATGAAAAAAGTAAAGCTCGAAATAGCTAAATGGAGTAAGAAGACATTTGGAAATGTTTTTTAG